A single window of Microbispora hainanensis DNA harbors:
- a CDS encoding ABC-F family ATP-binding cassette domain-containing protein, with translation MITLRGVDVRVGARLLLSGVTAHVAPGDRVGLVGRNGAGKTTLLKTLAGELQPAAGTITRTGEVGYLPQDPAAADPSLSVTARILSARGLDEAERALRAAEAAMSDPAQQERAMRRYVRAEAEFEARGGYAAQAEAARIAAGLGLPDRVMTQPVGTLSGGQRRRVELARILFAGQGTLLLDEPTNHLDADSVAWLRSFLASRTGGLVLISHDTTLLDDTVNRIWRLDADRAALEVHNTGRRTYLADRDAIERGRARQRAVAENLAAAAPHLGDGEVRRILGSFLFGGDDAGKPAGVLSGGEKTRLALATLVSSQANVLLLDEPTNNLDPASRDEVLAAVASYQGAVVMVTHADKAVEALRPDRVLLLPDGVEDMWNSDYAGLVSLA, from the coding sequence ATGATCACCCTTCGCGGTGTCGACGTGCGTGTCGGCGCCCGTCTCCTGCTGTCGGGCGTCACCGCCCACGTCGCCCCCGGCGACCGCGTCGGCCTGGTCGGCCGCAACGGCGCGGGCAAGACCACCCTGCTGAAGACCCTGGCCGGCGAACTGCAGCCGGCCGCGGGCACCATCACCCGGACCGGCGAGGTCGGCTATCTCCCGCAGGATCCCGCGGCGGCCGATCCGTCCCTGTCCGTCACCGCCCGCATCCTGTCGGCCCGCGGCCTCGACGAGGCCGAGCGGGCGCTGCGCGCCGCCGAGGCCGCCATGAGCGATCCCGCCCAGCAGGAGCGGGCGATGCGGCGCTACGTCAGGGCCGAGGCGGAGTTCGAGGCCCGCGGCGGCTATGCCGCGCAGGCCGAGGCCGCCCGCATCGCCGCCGGGCTCGGCCTGCCCGACCGGGTCATGACCCAGCCGGTCGGCACGCTGTCGGGCGGGCAGCGCCGCCGGGTCGAGCTCGCCCGCATCCTGTTCGCCGGGCAGGGCACGCTGCTGCTCGACGAGCCGACCAACCACCTCGACGCCGACTCCGTGGCCTGGCTGCGGTCGTTCCTCGCGAGCCGCACCGGCGGGCTGGTCCTGATCAGCCACGACACCACGCTGCTCGACGACACCGTGAACAGGATCTGGCGCCTCGACGCCGACCGGGCCGCGCTGGAGGTGCACAACACCGGCCGGCGCACCTATCTGGCCGACCGCGACGCCATCGAGCGCGGGCGTGCCCGGCAGCGGGCCGTCGCCGAGAACCTCGCCGCCGCCGCGCCGCACCTGGGCGACGGCGAGGTGCGGCGGATCCTCGGCTCGTTCCTGTTCGGCGGCGACGACGCGGGCAAGCCCGCGGGCGTGCTGTCGGGCGGCGAGAAGACCCGGCTGGCGCTCGCCACTCTCGTGAGCTCGCAGGCCAACGTGCTGCTGCTCGACGAGCCCACCAACAACCTCGACCCGGCGTCACGGGACGAGGTGCTGGCGGCGGTCGCCTCCTACCAGGGCGCCGTCGTGATGGTCACGCACGCCGACAAGGCCGTGGAGGCCCTGCGTCCCGACCGCGTCCTGCTGCTGCCGGACGGGGTCGAGGACATGTGGAACTCCGATTACGCCGGCCTGGTGTCCCTGGCCTGA
- a CDS encoding EI24 domain-containing protein codes for MSGIGRPAVRRGVGGFAEGVGFCLRGLAWIARHPRWWLFGLIPALIALVLYALALVWLGTHATDVAAWATPFADDWGWRDTFRALVGLVIFVAGLALAVLTFTAVTLVIGDPFYEKLSEQVEEDLGGLPDGGDLPFWASLFRSIRDGIVTLWWVLLFSVPLFVLGFVPVVGQTVVPVVGAFVSGFFLTVELTALAMERRGLRRKERFALLRSNMSASLGFGVPLFVAFMVPLVIVVVMPGAVAGAAMLVRVRLAPATEGQARDTRPA; via the coding sequence ATGAGTGGCATCGGGCGGCCCGCCGTACGGCGTGGCGTCGGCGGTTTCGCCGAGGGAGTCGGTTTCTGCCTGCGTGGTCTCGCCTGGATCGCCCGGCATCCCCGCTGGTGGCTGTTCGGGCTGATCCCGGCGCTGATCGCGCTCGTGCTGTACGCCCTGGCGCTGGTCTGGCTGGGCACGCACGCCACCGACGTGGCGGCCTGGGCGACGCCGTTCGCGGACGACTGGGGCTGGCGCGACACGTTCCGCGCGCTGGTCGGCTTGGTGATCTTCGTGGCGGGTCTCGCGCTCGCCGTGCTGACGTTCACCGCCGTCACGCTGGTGATCGGCGACCCCTTCTACGAGAAGCTCTCGGAGCAGGTCGAGGAGGACCTGGGCGGGCTCCCCGACGGGGGCGACCTGCCGTTCTGGGCGTCCCTGTTCCGGTCGATCCGCGACGGCATCGTCACGCTCTGGTGGGTCCTGCTGTTCTCCGTTCCGCTGTTCGTGCTCGGCTTCGTGCCTGTCGTCGGGCAGACCGTGGTGCCCGTCGTGGGGGCGTTCGTCTCCGGGTTCTTCCTCACGGTCGAACTGACCGCCCTGGCGATGGAACGCCGGGGTCTGCGGCGCAAGGAGCGTTTCGCCCTGCTCCGGTCGAACATGTCGGCCTCGCTGGGCTTCGGCGTGCCGCTCTTCGTGGCGTTCATGGTGCCGCTCGTCATCGTGGTCGTGATGCCCGGCGCGGTCGCCGGCGCCGCCATGCTCGTCCGCGTGCGGCTGGCGCCGGCGACCGAGGGTCAGGCCAGGGACACCAGGCCGGCGTAA
- a CDS encoding Maf family protein: MTELVLASASPARLGVLRAAGLDPKVVVSGVDEDAITAGTPEELCLELAVAKADAVSRTLTGGLVIGCDSVLELDGVAYGKPGTQEEAVRRWRMMRGRTGRLLTGHCVVDVAGGRRVSEAAATVVRFGTPSEEEIEAYVASGEPLRVAGAFTLDGLGGWFVEGIEGDHGNVLGISLPLLRRLFAALGVPVTTLWR, translated from the coding sequence GTGACTGAACTGGTCCTCGCTTCGGCCTCGCCCGCCCGCCTCGGAGTGCTGCGGGCGGCCGGGCTCGATCCCAAGGTCGTCGTCAGTGGTGTCGACGAGGACGCGATCACGGCAGGCACCCCCGAGGAGCTGTGTCTCGAACTGGCCGTGGCCAAGGCGGACGCCGTCTCCCGGACACTCACCGGCGGCCTCGTGATCGGCTGCGACTCGGTGCTCGAACTCGACGGCGTCGCGTACGGCAAGCCGGGGACGCAGGAGGAGGCGGTGCGCCGCTGGCGGATGATGCGGGGCAGGACGGGCCGGCTGCTGACCGGGCACTGCGTGGTGGACGTCGCCGGGGGCCGGAGGGTGTCGGAGGCGGCGGCGACCGTCGTGCGGTTCGGCACGCCGTCCGAGGAGGAGATCGAGGCGTACGTCGCCAGCGGCGAGCCGCTGCGCGTGGCGGGTGCGTTCACGCTCGACGGCCTGGGCGGCTGGTTCGTGGAGGGCATCGAGGGCGACCACGGCAACGTGCTCGGCATCTCGCTTCCCCTGCTTCGCCGCCTTTTCGCCGCTTTGGGCGTGCCGGTGACGACCTTGTGGCGCTAG
- a CDS encoding CASTOR/POLLUX-related putative ion channel produces MSKATIKERARYWFDNTMARGTAALIGWLALVSLVLIVIASTLTMWLTPDEALQHHGWPGVLWLSLMHALSPGKIAGDTGTAPFLAIMLGASLGGIFIVSILVGVLSAGLRGKIEELRKGRSRVIERGHTVILGWSEQLYTIVSELAKAHASQHGSVIAILADRDKPAMEDAIRARVGDTGRTRVVCRTGRPTEPTDLDLLSLNTARTIVVLSPDKEDPDAHVIKTLLALAKRAGAHPPVVAAISSSRNMAAARLAGGPGVHLVDSDDIAARLIVQSSRQSGVSVVCMDLLNFDGGEIYLRRDPSLAGRSYGQALDAYATATVLGLRTPGGVMLNPPADTAIGTSDEIVVIAQDDSLIRLANGTAPADEEHIVPAKTPAPAPERTLMLGWNGRAAKIIHYLDGYVTPGSMLDVAGDHPAAGTGLEGLRNLTVNVKECDATDRYALESLGVGVYQHVIVLSDDRIDPHHADTRTLMTLLQLRDMQATLGEKYSIVSEMHDENNRALAEVTEADDIVISDTVIGLLLAQLAENPHLAEVFGHLFDSAGSEVYPRPVENYVTTGEPVAFRTIVESALRRGETAIGYRLAAKSGEPPHYGVVLNPGRSRPVTFTAGDSVIVLAEN; encoded by the coding sequence GTGTCGAAGGCCACGATCAAAGAGCGTGCGCGTTACTGGTTCGACAACACCATGGCCAGGGGCACGGCCGCCCTCATCGGCTGGCTGGCCCTGGTCTCGCTGGTGCTCATCGTGATCGCCAGCACGCTGACGATGTGGCTCACCCCCGACGAGGCGCTCCAGCACCACGGCTGGCCCGGGGTGCTGTGGCTGTCGCTCATGCACGCCCTCAGCCCGGGCAAGATCGCCGGAGACACCGGCACAGCGCCCTTCCTCGCGATCATGCTGGGGGCGTCCCTCGGCGGCATCTTCATCGTCAGCATCCTCGTGGGCGTGCTGTCCGCCGGCCTGCGCGGCAAGATCGAGGAGCTGCGCAAGGGCCGCTCCCGCGTCATCGAGAGAGGCCACACGGTCATCCTCGGCTGGTCCGAGCAGCTCTACACGATCGTCTCCGAGCTCGCGAAGGCGCACGCCAGCCAGCACGGCTCGGTCATCGCGATCCTGGCCGACCGGGACAAGCCGGCCATGGAGGACGCCATCAGGGCCCGGGTGGGCGACACGGGCAGGACGCGTGTGGTGTGCCGCACCGGCCGCCCCACCGAGCCGACCGACCTCGACCTGCTGAGCCTGAACACCGCGCGGACGATCGTCGTGCTGTCCCCCGACAAGGAGGACCCGGACGCGCACGTGATCAAGACCCTGCTCGCCCTGGCCAAGCGGGCGGGCGCGCATCCTCCGGTGGTCGCCGCCATCTCCTCCTCGCGCAACATGGCCGCCGCCCGCCTGGCCGGAGGGCCCGGCGTCCACCTGGTCGACAGCGACGACATCGCCGCACGGCTGATCGTGCAGTCGTCCCGGCAGTCCGGCGTGTCCGTCGTCTGCATGGACCTGCTGAACTTCGACGGCGGTGAGATCTACCTGCGCCGCGATCCGTCCCTCGCCGGCAGGTCGTACGGCCAGGCCCTCGACGCGTACGCGACCGCGACCGTCCTCGGCCTGCGCACGCCCGGCGGTGTGATGCTCAACCCGCCGGCCGACACCGCGATCGGGACGTCCGACGAGATCGTCGTGATCGCCCAGGACGACTCGCTCATCCGCCTGGCGAACGGAACGGCTCCCGCGGACGAAGAACACATCGTCCCCGCGAAGACCCCGGCACCGGCACCCGAGCGGACCCTGATGCTCGGCTGGAACGGCCGGGCCGCGAAGATCATCCACTACCTCGACGGCTATGTGACCCCCGGATCGATGCTCGACGTCGCCGGCGACCACCCCGCTGCCGGCACCGGCCTGGAGGGCCTGCGCAACCTGACGGTGAACGTCAAGGAGTGCGACGCCACCGACAGGTACGCCCTGGAGTCCCTCGGCGTCGGCGTCTACCAGCACGTCATCGTGCTCTCCGACGACCGGATCGACCCGCACCACGCCGACACCCGCACGCTGATGACGCTGCTGCAGTTACGCGACATGCAGGCGACCCTCGGGGAGAAATACTCGATCGTGAGCGAGATGCACGACGAGAACAACCGGGCGCTCGCCGAGGTCACCGAGGCCGACGACATCGTCATCAGCGACACCGTCATCGGCCTGCTGCTCGCGCAGCTCGCCGAGAACCCCCACCTCGCCGAGGTCTTCGGCCATCTCTTCGACTCCGCGGGCTCGGAGGTCTATCCCCGGCCCGTGGAGAACTACGTGACGACCGGCGAGCCCGTCGCCTTCCGTACGATCGTGGAGTCGGCCCTGCGGCGCGGTGAGACCGCGATCGGTTACCGCCTGGCGGCGAAGTCCGGGGAGCCGCCCCACTACGGCGTCGTGCTCAACCCGGGCCGGTCCCGGCCGGTGACCTTCACGGCGGGCGACTCCGTGATCGTCCTCGCCGAGAACTAG
- a CDS encoding peptidyl-tRNA hydrolase, whose protein sequence is MTERVLPLVVRIERAAPPQRTDALEAAATAVVCLLDRAENPADTPAADGDGWSDVVAEWQDGRIRKVVRRARGAEWRRALALPGITVAVRTAEVRVHPPVPLDDWPRDLARLQVSGTELTDDAVPPEPGPGDVVLWINPGLEMTAGKAMAQAGHGAQFAWWGAGEADRAAWRERGFAVRVRTAGPARWDALAASGLPVVRDAGFTEIAPGSATVVADAPWLRVGVPEV, encoded by the coding sequence GTGACCGAACGCGTTCTTCCTCTGGTCGTACGCATCGAACGGGCCGCGCCGCCGCAGCGCACCGACGCGCTGGAGGCGGCGGCGACGGCCGTGGTGTGCCTGCTGGACCGTGCAGAGAACCCCGCGGATACCCCCGCCGCGGACGGAGACGGGTGGTCCGACGTGGTCGCCGAGTGGCAGGACGGGCGGATCAGGAAGGTGGTCAGGCGGGCCCGCGGCGCCGAGTGGCGGCGGGCGCTCGCCCTGCCCGGCATCACCGTCGCCGTGCGCACGGCCGAGGTGCGGGTGCATCCTCCCGTGCCGCTCGACGACTGGCCGCGCGACCTCGCCCGCCTCCAGGTGTCGGGCACCGAGCTGACCGACGACGCCGTCCCGCCTGAGCCGGGCCCGGGCGACGTGGTGCTCTGGATCAACCCCGGGCTCGAGATGACCGCGGGCAAGGCGATGGCCCAGGCGGGCCACGGCGCCCAGTTCGCCTGGTGGGGTGCGGGCGAGGCGGACCGGGCGGCCTGGCGCGAACGGGGCTTCGCCGTACGGGTCAGGACGGCCGGCCCGGCCCGGTGGGACGCGCTGGCCGCGAGCGGGCTTCCGGTGGTCAGGGACGCCGGGTTCACCGAGATCGCTCCGGGCTCCGCGACGGTCGTGGCGGACGCTCCGTGGCTGCGGGTCGGCGTTCCCGAAGTGTGA
- a CDS encoding MFS transporter, with product MKSLHRAWIVAAVAFVAIIGAAGFRATPGVLITPLEDAFGWSRGTISLAVSVNLMLYGLCAPFAAALMDRFGMRRVVACALLLVAAGSGLTVFMTASWQLVALWGVLVGLGTGSMALVFAATLTDRWFVRHRGLVTGVLTAGGATGQLIFLPVLAHLTEMQGWRWASLTVAAAALAVVPLVWFLLRDTPEEIGLTALGATEPVVRTPAVRTPDGGAAARAVRVLRDAARTRHFWYLAIGFAICGASTNGLVGTHFIPAAHDHGMPETTAASLLAVIGVFDIAGTVFSGWLSDRVDPRLLLAVYYALRGLSLLILPRLFAATAEPSMLVFIVFYGLDWVATVPPTVALCRKIFGADGAVVFGWVFASHQIGAAVVATAAGVTRDHLGNYDLAWYGAGVLCLLAALMSSRIVTRVRDGREAAILVG from the coding sequence ATGAAGTCGCTGCATCGTGCATGGATCGTCGCCGCCGTCGCCTTCGTCGCGATCATCGGGGCGGCCGGGTTCCGCGCCACGCCGGGTGTGCTGATCACGCCGCTGGAGGACGCGTTCGGCTGGTCGAGAGGCACGATCTCGCTCGCGGTCTCGGTGAACCTCATGCTGTACGGCCTGTGCGCGCCGTTCGCGGCGGCGCTCATGGACCGCTTCGGCATGCGCCGCGTCGTCGCCTGCGCCCTGCTGCTGGTGGCGGCGGGCAGCGGCCTGACCGTGTTCATGACCGCGAGCTGGCAGCTCGTCGCGCTGTGGGGCGTCCTGGTCGGGCTCGGCACCGGCTCGATGGCGCTCGTCTTCGCCGCCACGCTGACCGACCGCTGGTTCGTACGGCACCGCGGCCTGGTCACCGGCGTGCTGACGGCCGGCGGCGCGACCGGGCAGCTGATCTTCCTGCCGGTGCTCGCGCATTTGACGGAGATGCAGGGGTGGCGGTGGGCCTCGCTCACCGTGGCCGCTGCCGCGCTCGCCGTCGTGCCGCTCGTGTGGTTCCTGCTCAGGGACACCCCCGAGGAGATCGGCCTGACCGCGCTGGGCGCGACCGAGCCGGTCGTGCGCACGCCTGCAGTGCGTACGCCGGACGGGGGCGCCGCCGCGCGGGCCGTCCGCGTGCTGCGGGACGCCGCCCGCACCCGGCACTTCTGGTATCTCGCCATCGGCTTCGCGATCTGCGGGGCGAGCACGAACGGCCTGGTGGGCACCCACTTCATCCCGGCCGCCCATGACCACGGCATGCCGGAGACCACCGCGGCCTCGCTGCTCGCCGTGATCGGGGTCTTCGACATCGCCGGCACCGTCTTCTCCGGCTGGCTGAGCGACCGGGTGGACCCGCGGCTCCTGCTCGCCGTCTACTACGCGCTGCGCGGGCTGTCGCTGCTGATCCTGCCGCGGCTGTTCGCCGCCACGGCCGAGCCGAGCATGCTGGTCTTCATCGTCTTCTACGGCCTCGACTGGGTGGCCACCGTGCCGCCGACCGTCGCGCTGTGCCGGAAGATCTTCGGCGCGGACGGTGCGGTGGTCTTCGGCTGGGTCTTCGCCTCCCATCAGATCGGCGCGGCCGTCGTCGCCACCGCGGCCGGGGTCACCCGCGACCATCTGGGGAACTACGACCTGGCGTGGTACGGCGCGGGCGTGCTGTGCCTGCTCGCCGCGCTCATGTCGTCCCGTATCGTCACGCGTGTCCGGGATGGCCGCGAAGCTGCGATCCTTGTCGGGTGA
- a CDS encoding GlxA family transcriptional regulator, producing the protein MPSTVPPTVPPSVHRVAVLALDDFATLDLGVPGQVFWAACDSGRDPGPLYEVVTCSPGGRPVRSQAGYSVVPDHDLSVLATADTVVVPGIHSGPPLEDGTLDQEVRAALRNVAGRARLISICTGAFVLAAAGLLDGRPATTHWRNAAEFSMLFPRVLLDPDVLFIDDGDVLTSAGVAAGIDLCLHVIRRDHGSEVANRTARRCVTPPFREGGQAQYIERPLPDPVGTTTAPTRAWMLENLEEPVNLAALAAHARMSVRTFTRRFREETGLSPARWLAGQRIAHARHLLETTDLPVDVVARKAGFGSAVSLRQHLHAAVGVSPLAYRQTFRTPAALG; encoded by the coding sequence ATGCCCTCAACCGTGCCCCCAACCGTGCCCCCAAGCGTGCACCGCGTCGCCGTACTGGCCTTGGACGACTTCGCCACGCTCGACCTGGGCGTCCCCGGGCAGGTGTTCTGGGCCGCCTGCGACTCCGGCCGTGACCCCGGCCCGCTCTACGAGGTGGTCACCTGCAGCCCGGGCGGACGCCCGGTGCGGAGCCAGGCGGGCTACAGCGTCGTCCCCGACCACGACCTGAGCGTGCTCGCGACCGCCGACACGGTGGTGGTGCCGGGCATCCACAGCGGTCCCCCACTGGAGGACGGCACGCTCGACCAGGAGGTGCGCGCAGCGCTGCGGAATGTCGCGGGACGCGCCCGGCTCATCTCGATCTGCACCGGCGCCTTCGTGCTGGCCGCCGCCGGACTGCTCGACGGGCGTCCGGCGACCACCCACTGGCGCAACGCCGCGGAGTTCAGCATGCTGTTCCCCCGCGTGCTGCTCGACCCCGACGTGCTGTTCATCGACGACGGCGACGTGCTCACCTCGGCCGGCGTGGCGGCGGGCATCGACCTGTGCCTGCACGTCATCCGGCGCGACCACGGCAGCGAGGTGGCCAACCGCACCGCGCGCCGGTGCGTCACGCCGCCGTTCCGGGAGGGCGGGCAGGCCCAGTACATCGAGCGCCCGCTCCCCGATCCCGTCGGGACCACCACCGCGCCCACCCGGGCGTGGATGCTCGAAAACCTGGAGGAGCCGGTCAACCTGGCCGCCCTCGCCGCGCACGCCCGCATGAGCGTGCGGACGTTCACCCGCAGGTTCCGGGAGGAGACCGGGCTCAGCCCGGCCAGGTGGCTCGCCGGGCAGCGGATCGCCCATGCCCGGCACCTGCTGGAGACCACCGACCTTCCGGTCGACGTGGTCGCCAGGAAGGCCGGCTTCGGCAGCGCGGTCTCGCTCCGCCAGCACCTCCACGCCGCCGTCGGGGTCTCCCCCCTGGCCTATCGCCAGACGTTCCGTACGCCCGCCGCGCTCGGCTGA
- a CDS encoding DUF6203 family protein, translating to MKRILQLVVTRWLARTPIGMVVLGLGWLFLRKRRARKQQQHADSPVLREPPRRSGGRYARRGPAVGDRR from the coding sequence ATGAAGAGGATCCTGCAGCTCGTCGTCACCCGCTGGCTGGCGCGTACGCCGATCGGGATGGTCGTGCTCGGCCTCGGCTGGCTGTTCCTGCGTAAGCGGCGGGCCCGCAAGCAGCAGCAGCACGCGGACTCCCCGGTGCTTCGCGAGCCTCCACGCCGCTCGGGCGGCCGGTACGCCCGGCGCGGCCCCGCCGTGGGCGACCGCCGGTGA
- a CDS encoding SDR family oxidoreductase codes for MRIEGSVALVTGANRGLGRRFAAALVERGAAKVYAAARRPETIDLPGVVPLALDITDRASVRAAAEHAPDVDLLINNAGVSTNSSALAGALDDIRLEMETHYFGTLGMAREFAPILGRNGGGAILNVLSVLSWVAVSPRVAGYSAAKAAALQLTNSLRIELKEQGTLVTALHVGYMDTDMAAHVDGPKVDPAEVAAQALDAIEQGSFEVLADDVSRRVRSLLSGDVAGLYPQLAS; via the coding sequence ATGAGGATCGAGGGATCGGTCGCGCTGGTCACGGGCGCGAACCGCGGGCTGGGACGCCGCTTCGCGGCCGCGCTGGTGGAGCGCGGCGCCGCCAAGGTGTACGCGGCGGCGCGCAGGCCGGAGACGATCGACCTGCCGGGCGTGGTGCCGCTCGCCCTGGACATCACCGACCGCGCATCGGTCAGGGCCGCCGCCGAGCATGCCCCCGACGTGGATCTTCTGATCAACAACGCCGGAGTCTCCACGAACTCGTCGGCCCTCGCCGGTGCGCTCGACGACATTCGCCTGGAGATGGAGACGCACTACTTCGGCACGCTCGGCATGGCCCGTGAGTTCGCCCCGATCCTGGGCCGCAACGGGGGCGGCGCGATCCTCAACGTGCTGTCGGTGCTGTCGTGGGTCGCCGTATCCCCGCGGGTGGCCGGCTACTCCGCGGCCAAGGCGGCCGCGCTGCAGCTCACCAACAGTCTCCGCATCGAACTGAAGGAGCAGGGCACGCTCGTCACGGCGCTGCACGTCGGATACATGGACACCGACATGGCCGCCCACGTCGACGGCCCGAAGGTCGACCCGGCGGAGGTCGCCGCCCAGGCCCTGGACGCGATCGAGCAGGGCAGCTTCGAGGTGCTCGCCGACGACGTGAGCCGCCGCGTGCGGTCGCTGCTGTCGGGCGACGTGGCCGGACTCTATCCGCAGCTGGCGTCCTGA
- a CDS encoding winged helix-turn-helix transcriptional regulator codes for MTTTELPDSMTCSIERAVTLLGERWTPLILRELHSGVVRFADIQQRLGIATNLLTTRLTTLAAAGVVEKRPYRDTGARTRYEYHLTDAGRDAILILGALQQWGDRHAPRLSGPTVKRLDRRTGARLDVSFTDPEGRAVPLDAVAFVRTRT; via the coding sequence ATGACGACCACGGAACTGCCCGACTCGATGACGTGCTCCATCGAACGGGCGGTGACCCTCCTCGGAGAGCGGTGGACGCCGCTGATCCTGCGGGAGCTGCACTCGGGGGTCGTCCGCTTCGCGGACATCCAGCAGCGCCTGGGGATCGCCACGAATCTGCTGACCACCCGGCTGACGACGCTCGCCGCCGCGGGCGTGGTCGAGAAGCGGCCCTACCGCGACACCGGGGCCCGGACCCGGTACGAGTACCACCTGACCGACGCGGGCCGCGACGCGATCCTGATCCTCGGAGCGCTGCAGCAGTGGGGGGACCGCCACGCGCCCCGCCTCTCCGGGCCGACGGTGAAACGCCTCGATCGGCGGACCGGGGCCCGGCTGGACGTGTCGTTCACCGACCCCGAGGGCCGCGCCGTCCCGCTGGACGCGGTCGCCTTCGTACGCACCCGCACCTGA
- a CDS encoding HAD family hydrolase, which yields MSGGGYRALTFDGDGTLWNFESAMSLALEDAARLLRASGVGRPDGPVIARWLREVRDSVARLDAYRGQSMEKIRLASFETALTHCGHADPKLARDVHGVYMRARWARLRAYDDVPGSLAALRSRYRLALVTNGNTHPHRVGLDGLFETVVVAAECGLHKPDPEIYRFTVDRLRLDACDVLHVGDDPVEDVIAGRRAGLDTAWINRDGREWPHDEAPPVVVADLRELVLRLTGQ from the coding sequence ATGTCCGGCGGCGGCTATCGGGCTCTGACCTTCGACGGCGACGGCACGCTGTGGAACTTCGAGAGCGCGATGAGCCTCGCGCTTGAGGACGCCGCCCGCCTGCTCCGCGCGTCGGGAGTCGGCAGGCCGGACGGGCCGGTGATCGCGCGATGGCTGCGCGAGGTACGCGATTCGGTCGCCCGCCTCGACGCCTACCGTGGTCAGAGCATGGAGAAGATCCGGCTGGCGTCCTTCGAGACGGCCCTGACGCACTGCGGGCACGCCGATCCGAAGCTTGCCCGCGACGTCCACGGCGTTTACATGCGAGCCCGGTGGGCGCGGCTGCGTGCCTATGACGACGTGCCGGGCAGCCTGGCGGCTCTGCGATCGCGCTATCGCCTCGCCCTCGTCACCAACGGGAACACCCACCCTCACCGTGTGGGACTGGACGGTCTCTTCGAAACGGTGGTGGTCGCCGCCGAGTGCGGATTGCACAAGCCGGATCCCGAGATCTACCGCTTCACGGTGGATCGGCTGCGGCTCGATGCGTGCGATGTCCTCCACGTGGGCGACGACCCCGTCGAGGACGTCATCGCCGGTCGAAGGGCCGGATTGGACACCGCCTGGATCAATCGCGACGGCCGCGAATGGCCCCATGACGAAGCGCCACCCGTGGTGGTCGCGGATTTGCGCGAGCTCGTCCTGCGCCTCACGGGCCAGTGA